The DNA segment TGTTGATATGGTCCTGCCGGCTATAGAGGATTATAATAGCCCTGGCCTTGGCAGGCCAGGCATTGAGGGCCTTGTTTGACCGGATAGGCTTCCCGGCAAACCGGGCAAATTCGAATCATTCCTTTTTTGTTTTTTTCGTGGTAACGGGTTATCCGAATAGAGGCCGAATTCAACATCTTCCTTTCGGCCGTCAAGATATCCTGGTTCAAGACGGATAAGGGGAGGTCTTTTTTGTCCACCAGACGCCTATACCAATTGTAAATATTGGGAAAGGCCGAAAGCCTTTCGAGATCCATCCAGACTCTGTATCCATGAAGACTTTTTTTATCGTAAAGACTCACGGCGAATTTATCCCAATCCAGGATCTTCAGCCAGCCGTTGCCGCAGGTGCAGGGGGTAAATAGCTGGACCGCATCGGGCAGGCAGTGACGGGTCTCGACGATGGCATCGGCCTCCACGTTACGGCCCAATAATTCCTGTGCCCAATCGACCATAAAGCCGCCAATGACCACACCGGGTGCGGCCCAGCCATGGAATTGTTCAATCGTTTTAATAAAGTCCTCCACGGACCTTCGACAAATAGTTGTTTTTCCCATGTTAGATTTTCGCGAATCTAAACCTTAACCAGCTTAACCTGGCTCTGGTAAAAGACCGCACTACCTCCGACCGAATCCACCAGCCCGGTATTTTTCAGATAAGGATCGACACGCATGGCGGCATTGGCATGGATGCCGGTTCCCCTCCGCGGATCACCCGGAACGGTCACTCCATCAATGGTCACGTTTTGGGCCCCGTAGGCCCAATGGCCGTGGCCGAGAGAGAAGGCCACCACCCCTGGCCGGAGACCTTCCCTGACCTTAATCTGGCCGATCATAGGTTTTTTTGATCCATTTCCCAGGTCCCAAACCCCTTCAAGATTGGAGGCCGAAACGGTTTTGACCCGGTCTCCATCTTTCAGTCCCAATCGCATGGCATCCGAGGTGGAGATTTCCACAAAATTTTCCGGATAAAGGGCCTGGAGCCAATAATTCCCCGAAGTTCGGCTCTTGGTCTGGGATATTACCCGGTAGGTGATGAGGGTCATATCAAATCCCTGGGATTTGTCTTCAATCAGACGTCCGAGGCAATCCTGGGGGCCGTCCACATAATTGGCATGGGAAAGATAAGGCTTGCCGGTCATGGGATGTTTGTGGGTAGCCAGTTTCTCTAAATAAATTCCGACCATTTTTCCATATTTATTGGCTAACTGTTCATCTTTATAGGCTTTATCGTAAGACTGGAACCGGCCCCCGCGGTTGAGTACATAGACGACCCTGGACCACCATTCCGGTCCGACTAAAGATTCCCAGCGCTTGAATTCATAAGTCGGCCCGGGAAGATGCTGACGGGCCTTCCGGAAGATCTCCAGTTCCCCAGGATCGGCGGCCGGCGTTTTTTCCGATCCGTCGGCTTTATCGCCAGAGGCGATATTGGCTACCATGCGCAAATAGAGGTCTTCTTCCCGTTTGAAGTGCAGTCCCGGCCCGAAGGCATTTTCCCCGAAGCCCGGCAGTTTCAGTTTTTCAGCCAGGGCCAGGAGCAGGGATTCCAGGGAGATGGGCATCTTTTCCCCGAAGACGGTGACCATTTCGGTGAGCGGGGCCGCGGCCGGTTGTCGTATAGGACCGACCTTCGGAGTAACCGAGGGATGGGATCCGGTGAACTCCCATCGTTCCAGATAAGTCAGATCCGGGAAGATATAATCGGCATACTGGCTGGTTTCGCCGATGATGATATCGGAGGCCACCACCAGAGGTATCTTTTTGGGGTCCGAGAGGATCTTGATCAATTCATGTCCGGCCGGCAGGGAATACACCGGGCTTCCCATGTAAATCAACAGGGCCTTGATGGGATAAGGGTAGGCATCGCCCATACTGGGGATAACTTCCTGATAAATGTCACTGGAAAAAGGATACCAGTTCCTTTTAGCCGGATAGCCCTTAAAAAGGGTGCTTTTTTCGTAATAGGTTTCGTGGCGGATAATGGAAATCCCCCAGGGTTTTATTTTGCCGGACATTTTTCGGAGATCGAAAGGCTTGCCTTCCTTGCTGCCGAAGGCATCATAGGTGGTGGCCTTGGAAAGCCCGCCCTTCCAGTCATGGTTGCCCATCAGGGTATTGACGGTCATCCAGGACAACACATTGTAGAAACCGGAGGTGTGCTGGGAAACCCCCCGGTGAATATCGGCTACGGCCTTCCGGCCGTGGCTGGTAAATTCCTGGGCCAGTTCATTGATTTCTTTTTCTTTGACCCCCACCAGCTCGGCCCACTGGGCCATGGTTCGGGCCATGGCCGCCTCTTTTAAAATCTGCAAAACGCTTTTTACCGGAATCTCTTTGATCCGGGTGTCGACCAATAAGTCCCCTTCCACCGCCGTCTTTTCGCTGTTAGGATCAAAGGACTGAACCTTACCGTTACTGAAGACCATAAAAGGATCGAATTCCCATTCCTCAGGTTTTTCGCCTTCCATGGGTTTTGCCCCTTCTTTCGGCTTTTTGGGGCGTTTTTCCTTTGATAGACCCAGATCGGAACCCCTTAGAAAGGCTCCGGGTCTGCCATCGTCCCCGATCTTAACCAGCCAGGTGGCCTGGGTCCAGGTCGGTTCCTCATCTTCCATGGCGGCTCCCTTGTTGGCATTGGCCAGGTAGCCGGACTGATAACGCTCATGTTCAATAATCCAGCGCATCATAGCCATGGCCAGGGCTCCGACGCCATTTGGGGCGATAGGCAGCCATTTCCAGGCCCGGGCCGCTGTCTTGGAACAGCGGGGGTCGGCCACGGCGATTTTCAGGTTTCCATCCACCATGCCCTGGGTCAGTTTCTGGACCCTGAGCGGAGGACCGTAATTGGCTTCAAAGGGGCTGGCCCCAACGAAGAGGATGAATTCGGCATTGCCGGTATCGGCCTGCCAGTAAAATTTACTGCCGGCCCCGAATTTACCTTCATCGAATTGATCACTCATGGCCTTGCAGGTGAAATAGAGGGAACCTTGACAGACCGTGGTATGCCCGTGGGCATTGAAGGAGCCGAAGGCGTCCCGGGTGAAACGGTTGATCAGTTCCCCCCGTCCCCCTTTCAATCGTCCCCAGTTAAAACAGAATTGGTTGTTTTTCGGTCCGAGGTCCGGGTGGTCAGGATCGATCAGAAGGTGCAGGTCGTCCTTGTGCCTGGTCTTGAATTCTTCCAGGGGCATTTTTTTCTCGGCCACCTTCCCGGCATCTTCGGCCAGGGCCTTGGAGATTTCCGGGTCTTTCAAAACGTAAAGGTCTTTGAGCCCGGCTACCTGCCCTTCCCCAAACAGGTTTCCGCCCTGGACGATCTCCTGGACGGCCTGATCAAAGGCAATGGTCTTCCACTTATTTTCCCCCCGTTTCCCGGCCCGTTTAAGGACCTTGATGATCCGGTAGGGATCGTAAAGGGCCTGAATACCAGCCTGGCCTTTGGGACACAGGGAGCCGTCAATCCGGGCCGCTTCCGCCAATGGCGTGGAATAGGGAATATGGGGGGTCAGGGTCCAGGGATTGTAAGGATTCCCGTCAATTTTAGCTGCCAGGCCATCCTTGATTTTTATCTTCATACCGCAATTAGTGTTGCATTGCTGGCAGACGGAATAGATTTGATTTTCCGGGAGATGAAGGGTGTATTCCCTGCCCATCAAATCATCGGCGAAGGCCGGGGAGCCCGATTCCTCATCGAGAAATCGCAGGAAATAGCCGGAGGCGGCTAAGGAGCCTCCGAGGAGCGCCGTGCACTTCAAAAACTCCCGTCGGTCCATCCCCTTTTGGGGTTTGGTTTGATCTTGATGTTTAGGCATGTTCTTCTCCTCCTTTTCCGGACTCTAAACCACTTGAATTGAGTATGTTGCACCAGGTAGCCGAACCCTGTTTTCCCCTGACCTTCCCCGGCGAGTGCACCGGCAGCCAACGGGCACCGGCTAAAAAAACGACCAACCCAAAGGAGATGATCCAGAGGGAAACCAGCCATTCCATTAAGCTGGGGATATAGTTGGTCCTCAATCTCTGGTGAAAAAAGGTGTATTCCAGCCCGTCCAGTTTATAAATAGCCAGATCAGGGATCAGGAAATTGAAGCGGACGGTAACGAAGGTGACGACAATCAAAAAACAGGCCCAGGCAACCGACCGGGGGGTATCGGAATACCTGATCAACAGGATCAGGGGGATCAAGGTTCCGAAAAAAAGATGGATAATCCAGAAAGTCCACCAGTGGCGGCCGAAGGCGATGATGTTCAGAGAGGTGACTATACCGGTCACCTTGGATTGATAACCGACGAAAAATTGGAGGACCTCCAGCAGGATAAAGATGACCAGCAGATAAAGGATGACCTGCCCCAGGGGTTTGACCAGGTCCTCATCTTCATGAAAGACATAGATCAGGGCTGTGATCAGTGCCCCTCCGGAAAGCAGGGCCGCGGCGATAAAAAGTAAAGGGGTCATGGCGCTGTTCCAGATGGGCCGGTTTTGCAGGATGGCAAAAAAGGCCCCGTTGGTCCCGTAAAAGAGGAGGCCCACCGGCAGGCTGATGATGGATAGACGATGGACCCTTAATTGGTCTCGTTTCCGGTCTTCCTCCGTATAATCCGTCTTTCCCAGGGCCAGGAGGCGGTAAATTTTGTGGGTTTTCAGCGTTTCAGCCTGGGAAAGGCGAATCAGGTCCTCCCGGAGCAGGAAAAAGGATTCCAGAAGGTAGATAAGGAGCATGAGATTGGTAAAAATCACAAACCAGGTCATCAACGACGTGAAGCTGGGGGTGATCATGAACCGGTAGAGCCGCTCCATATGGCCCAGGTCCAGGGAAATAAAGATCAGTTCACAGATCAGGGCCACCAGTACGGTAAAGGCCGATAGACGTCCGACCGTTTTCAAGCGTTCTACCTGAAACATATAGGTCATGATGGTGATCAGAAAGGCCCCGGCGGTAAGTCCGACAAAGAACAGGTAAAAAACCACCCACAGCCCCCAGGGCACATAAGAACCGTAGTTCACCGAGGCATGGCCGAAAATCAGCCGGCTGCCCATTCCCCAGGATCCGATGATCAGACCGATAAATCCCAGGGCCATCAAGGTTTTGAATTTTTTTTCGTTCATACTCTTTCCCTCCTTTCTTATTTGAGATAAACCACCGAGGGTAAGGTGCCCAGCTCTTCCTTCAATCGGAAGGAGCGGGGCGAGGCCAATTGCTCGGAGATCAGGGCTTCAGGGTCATTCCGGTCCCCAAAAAAGGTGGCCCGGCCGATACAGGTGGTAACGCACATGGGCAGCATCCCAACAGCCAGACGGTGCAGGCAGAAATGGCATTTCCGGGCGTTCCCGACCGGGGAGCCGTGCCCCCGGTCCGGCCAGGTCTTTCCATATTCGGCGGCCGGCGTATTTTCATAGCCCTTGGCCGAGGTCTTTTGACCCACAATTTTTCCGGGGAGATCCGGGGTTTTCTGGGTATACCATTCACCGAAATCGGCAGTGCGGGCCGCATAGGGACAGGCCACCAGACAATACCGGCAGCCGATACAGCGTTTATAGTTTATTACGGTAACACCCTGTTCGGTTTTATAGGTGGCTTTGACCGGACAGACCTTAACACAGGGGGGGTTCATACAGTGCATGCAGGGACGGGGCAGGAAGCGTCTTCTGACATTGGGGTAGGTACCGACCTCTTCTTCCAGGACAGGCCGGTAGACCACCCCGGGGGGGAGCTTGTTTTCAACCACACAGCCGATGGTGCAGGCATGACAACCGACACATTTGGCCACATCGATGACCATGGCCCATCGAACCCTGGTCGGGTCTTTGGAAACCGCTCTTTTCAGATCCCTCTGCATTCGGATCAGCAGGTCTTCTTTGGGTAGCATTTGGCCCATGAAAAATCTCCTTTCAAAAAGGTTATTTTCTTCCTTTCCCAGCCTTCCCCGAAGGCGAATAGGGATTGACAACAG comes from the Deltaproteobacteria bacterium genome and includes:
- a CDS encoding formylmethanofuran dehydrogenase subunit E family protein, which produces MGKTTICRRSVEDFIKTIEQFHGWAAPGVVIGGFMVDWAQELLGRNVEADAIVETRHCLPDAVQLFTPCTCGNGWLKILDWDKFAVSLYDKKSLHGYRVWMDLERLSAFPNIYNWYRRLVDKKDLPLSVLNQDILTAERKMLNSASIRITRYHEKNKKGMIRICPVCREAYPVKQGPQCLACQGQGYYNPL
- a CDS encoding molybdopterin-dependent oxidoreductase, whose amino-acid sequence is MPKHQDQTKPQKGMDRREFLKCTALLGGSLAASGYFLRFLDEESGSPAFADDLMGREYTLHLPENQIYSVCQQCNTNCGMKIKIKDGLAAKIDGNPYNPWTLTPHIPYSTPLAEAARIDGSLCPKGQAGIQALYDPYRIIKVLKRAGKRGENKWKTIAFDQAVQEIVQGGNLFGEGQVAGLKDLYVLKDPEISKALAEDAGKVAEKKMPLEEFKTRHKDDLHLLIDPDHPDLGPKNNQFCFNWGRLKGGRGELINRFTRDAFGSFNAHGHTTVCQGSLYFTCKAMSDQFDEGKFGAGSKFYWQADTGNAEFILFVGASPFEANYGPPLRVQKLTQGMVDGNLKIAVADPRCSKTAARAWKWLPIAPNGVGALAMAMMRWIIEHERYQSGYLANANKGAAMEDEEPTWTQATWLVKIGDDGRPGAFLRGSDLGLSKEKRPKKPKEGAKPMEGEKPEEWEFDPFMVFSNGKVQSFDPNSEKTAVEGDLLVDTRIKEIPVKSVLQILKEAAMARTMAQWAELVGVKEKEINELAQEFTSHGRKAVADIHRGVSQHTSGFYNVLSWMTVNTLMGNHDWKGGLSKATTYDAFGSKEGKPFDLRKMSGKIKPWGISIIRHETYYEKSTLFKGYPAKRNWYPFSSDIYQEVIPSMGDAYPYPIKALLIYMGSPVYSLPAGHELIKILSDPKKIPLVVASDIIIGETSQYADYIFPDLTYLERWEFTGSHPSVTPKVGPIRQPAAAPLTEMVTVFGEKMPISLESLLLALAEKLKLPGFGENAFGPGLHFKREEDLYLRMVANIASGDKADGSEKTPAADPGELEIFRKARQHLPGPTYEFKRWESLVGPEWWSRVVYVLNRGGRFQSYDKAYKDEQLANKYGKMVGIYLEKLATHKHPMTGKPYLSHANYVDGPQDCLGRLIEDKSQGFDMTLITYRVISQTKSRTSGNYWLQALYPENFVEISTSDAMRLGLKDGDRVKTVSASNLEGVWDLGNGSKKPMIGQIKVREGLRPGVVAFSLGHGHWAYGAQNVTIDGVTVPGDPRRGTGIHANAAMRVDPYLKNTGLVDSVGGSAVFYQSQVKLVKV
- the nrfD gene encoding polysulfide reductase NrfD, which codes for MNEKKFKTLMALGFIGLIIGSWGMGSRLIFGHASVNYGSYVPWGLWVVFYLFFVGLTAGAFLITIMTYMFQVERLKTVGRLSAFTVLVALICELIFISLDLGHMERLYRFMITPSFTSLMTWFVIFTNLMLLIYLLESFFLLREDLIRLSQAETLKTHKIYRLLALGKTDYTEEDRKRDQLRVHRLSIISLPVGLLFYGTNGAFFAILQNRPIWNSAMTPLLFIAAALLSGGALITALIYVFHEDEDLVKPLGQVILYLLVIFILLEVLQFFVGYQSKVTGIVTSLNIIAFGRHWWTFWIIHLFFGTLIPLILLIRYSDTPRSVAWACFLIVVTFVTVRFNFLIPDLAIYKLDGLEYTFFHQRLRTNYIPSLMEWLVSLWIISFGLVVFLAGARWLPVHSPGKVRGKQGSATWCNILNSSGLESGKGGEEHA
- a CDS encoding 4Fe-4S dicluster domain-containing protein: MGQMLPKEDLLIRMQRDLKRAVSKDPTRVRWAMVIDVAKCVGCHACTIGCVVENKLPPGVVYRPVLEEEVGTYPNVRRRFLPRPCMHCMNPPCVKVCPVKATYKTEQGVTVINYKRCIGCRYCLVACPYAARTADFGEWYTQKTPDLPGKIVGQKTSAKGYENTPAAEYGKTWPDRGHGSPVGNARKCHFCLHRLAVGMLPMCVTTCIGRATFFGDRNDPEALISEQLASPRSFRLKEELGTLPSVVYLK